From Rubrivirga sp. SAORIC476, a single genomic window includes:
- a CDS encoding glutamate synthase subunit beta, which yields MSTFDFLALPRRTAPYRPVAERIADNLPVELPLLAPEVTVQARRCMDCGVPFCQSGCPLGNPIPDFNEAVREGRWREAYDLLSATNNFPEFTGRICPAPCESACVLGLLAEPVTIEQIERTIGERAFEEGWVQPIVGVPPTGHSVAVVGSGPAGLAAAAQLATVGHAVTVYERDDKPGGLLRYGVPDFKLAKGVVDRRLDVMRASGIAFACGVEIGRDLSYADLRARHDAVVIATGATRAHDLPVPGRELGGIHTAWDFLTSHARVAAGDAEAPTIDAAGKRVLVIGGGDTASDCIGVAHRQGAASVVSFQITEQPPERVPQGAAWPFRSPALSTSSSHQEGGDRVWSVATQAFSGEGHVQQVHTLDATVDLSRGFHVEVIEGTERVWDADLVVMAIGYAGPETEALVEQTAVTLDPRGRVQATQYATADAGVFVAGDAQRGASLVVWALTEGREAAQAVDVYLRGASPLPLKGEGDLPRA from the coding sequence ATGTCCACCTTCGACTTCCTCGCCCTCCCCCGCCGAACGGCTCCCTACCGGCCCGTCGCCGAGCGCATCGCCGACAACCTGCCCGTCGAGCTGCCGCTCCTCGCCCCCGAGGTGACCGTGCAGGCGCGGCGCTGCATGGACTGCGGCGTCCCGTTCTGTCAGTCTGGCTGCCCGCTCGGCAACCCGATCCCCGACTTCAACGAGGCCGTCCGGGAGGGACGCTGGCGGGAGGCGTACGACCTGCTGAGCGCCACCAACAACTTCCCCGAGTTCACCGGGCGGATCTGCCCCGCGCCGTGCGAGTCGGCCTGTGTGCTCGGGCTGCTGGCCGAGCCGGTGACCATCGAGCAGATCGAGCGGACCATCGGCGAGCGCGCGTTCGAGGAGGGCTGGGTGCAGCCCATCGTGGGCGTCCCGCCGACGGGCCACAGCGTCGCGGTCGTCGGGAGCGGACCGGCCGGGCTGGCGGCGGCGGCCCAGCTGGCGACTGTCGGCCACGCGGTCACGGTCTACGAGCGCGACGACAAGCCGGGCGGCCTCCTCCGCTACGGCGTCCCCGATTTCAAGCTCGCCAAGGGCGTCGTCGACCGGCGACTCGACGTGATGCGCGCCTCGGGCATCGCCTTCGCGTGCGGCGTCGAGATCGGCCGCGACCTGAGCTATGCCGACCTCCGCGCCCGGCACGACGCGGTCGTGATCGCGACCGGGGCCACGCGCGCCCACGACCTGCCCGTTCCCGGCCGCGAGCTGGGCGGCATCCACACGGCCTGGGACTTCCTCACGAGCCACGCCCGGGTCGCCGCGGGCGACGCGGAGGCACCCACCATCGACGCGGCGGGCAAGCGGGTCCTCGTCATCGGCGGCGGCGACACGGCGTCCGACTGCATCGGCGTGGCGCACCGGCAGGGCGCAGCGTCGGTCGTCAGCTTCCAGATCACCGAGCAGCCCCCTGAGCGCGTGCCGCAGGGCGCCGCGTGGCCCTTCCGCAGCCCGGCCCTGTCCACCTCGTCGTCCCACCAGGAGGGCGGCGACCGCGTCTGGTCCGTCGCCACCCAGGCGTTCTCCGGCGAGGGCCACGTCCAGCAGGTCCATACCCTCGACGCGACCGTGGACCTGTCGCGGGGCTTCCACGTCGAGGTGATCGAGGGCACCGAGCGCGTCTGGGACGCCGACCTGGTGGTGATGGCGATCGGCTACGCCGGACCGGAGACCGAGGCGCTGGTGGAGCAGACCGCCGTGACGCTCGACCCGCGCGGGCGCGTCCAGGCGACGCAGTACGCGACCGCCGACGCGGGCGTGTTCGTGGCGGGCGACGCCCAGCGCGGCGCCTCGCTCGTGGTGTGGGCGCTCACCGAGGGCCGCGAGGCCGCCCAGGCCGTGGACGTGTACCTCCGGGGCGCCTCGCCGCTGCCGCTCAAGGGCGAGGGGGACCTACCGCGCGCCTGA
- the gltB gene encoding glutamate synthase large subunit, which yields MPRSLFSSADHHDACGVGFIATLTNRPAHDIVTRGLEILVRLDHRGAIGADGATGDGCGITVQLPDAFLSAVAEEAGVELPAQGDYALGMVFLPADAVAHGRAVIERILREERIPLLWWRDVPTEADVPGPIARQSQPAVVQIVVARPDGAERGAAFERALYLARRRVEREIGLGDPFQVVAFSSRTTTYKGMLTPEQLAAFYPDLRDPRFKSALAMVHSRFSTNTLPQWPLAQPFRTLCHNGEINTVLGNRNAWRAREAAFFSSAFGRRLKEVLPTLQAGDSDSKSLDGALELLVHAGWPLPQAVMALVPEAWEHAPDMDPARRAFYEAFACALEPWDGPATLQFTDGEVIGAVLDRNGLRPSRYLVTSDGLVVLASETGVLDLDPATVIEKGRLQPGRMFLLDLGEGRIVPDAELKAGLATDHPYDAWLTRNLVRLDDLPEADAPETPAEMDLEARLRLFGYTHEDLGLLIPPMMGGKEAIGSMGDDTPIAALSERPRLLFDRFRQRFAQVTNPPLDAIREELVTSLLTHLGEAQNVLEPGPEMCRRLRLEQPILTPADLARIRAFGEADPAFRTATLDATLDPDESLADATARLATEAAEAIEGRATILIVSDAAAAAGRAPIPSLLATGAVHHGLIRRGTRTFAEIVVETGEAREVHHMAALIGYGAAAICPTVLVEVVRHLAATGVVDVSPESAVAYTVKALGQGLLKVLSKMGISTLRSYQGAQVFEALGLADEVVEAAFAGTPSRIGGATFADLEAEARDRLAAVDGALLVGGRYQWRRGGERHAWGPGAIVHLQKAVRAGASPDQRFASFAAFSAEVDDLSRRRSTLRSLLDLVEAETPADLASVEPWTDIVTRFKTGAMSYGSISKEAHETLAVAMNRLGGKSNTGEGGEAPERHAASHPARSRIKQIASGRFGVTAEYLATADEIQIKMAQGAKPGEGGQLPGFKVVGDIAVTRHATPGVGLISPPPHHDIYSIEDLAQLIFDLKTVNPDARISVKLVSEAGIGTIAAGVAKAGADTILVAGSDGGTGAAVQTSIAHAGLPWELGLAEVQQALLATGLRERVRLEVDGHLKTGRDVVVGALLGADEFGFATAPLVAMGCIMMRKCHLNACPVGIATQDATLRSHFRGTAENVVEYFHAVAEETRALLARLGLASLAEARGRVDLLRAADAAAEAGLDLEAVLSDVPTPALLQPFTGHSKAGPVSPAVRQQARRSILDALDAGERTEAALDVRNSDRAFGTRISGEIARRTVAGAPPLADDTVTVRARGSAGQSLGAFGAQGLTIRLEGDANDYVGKGLSGARLVVVPPRESTFVPSEQVLIGNVALYGAISGALFAAGRAGERFAVRNSGATAVVEGTGDHALEYMTGGRVVILGPTGRNVAAGMSGGRAYVLDVDGRFVSHHVNPETVDLLPVSRASAEAEELRHLIEAHAAETGSELARLLLDDWPAALRRFVLVFPTEYRRALAAEAGTPLDHAPDRPAEHAEALVLNGTPRAA from the coding sequence TCGGTATGGTCTTTCTGCCCGCCGACGCCGTGGCCCACGGCCGCGCCGTCATCGAGCGCATCCTGCGCGAGGAGCGCATCCCGCTGCTCTGGTGGCGTGACGTGCCCACCGAGGCGGACGTGCCCGGCCCCATCGCGCGCCAGTCGCAGCCGGCGGTCGTCCAGATCGTCGTCGCGCGGCCCGATGGCGCCGAGCGCGGGGCGGCCTTCGAGCGGGCGCTCTACCTCGCGCGCCGACGGGTCGAGCGCGAGATCGGCCTGGGCGACCCGTTCCAGGTGGTCGCCTTCTCGTCGCGGACGACCACGTACAAGGGCATGCTGACGCCCGAGCAGCTGGCGGCCTTCTACCCCGACCTCCGCGACCCGCGCTTCAAGAGCGCCCTCGCGATGGTCCACTCGCGGTTCTCGACCAACACGCTGCCCCAGTGGCCGCTGGCGCAGCCGTTCCGCACGCTCTGCCACAACGGCGAGATCAACACCGTCCTCGGCAACCGCAACGCGTGGCGGGCCCGCGAGGCCGCCTTCTTCTCGTCCGCCTTCGGCCGCCGCCTCAAAGAAGTCCTGCCGACGCTCCAGGCGGGCGACAGCGACTCGAAGTCGCTCGACGGCGCCCTCGAACTGCTCGTCCACGCGGGCTGGCCGCTGCCGCAGGCCGTGATGGCGCTCGTGCCCGAGGCCTGGGAGCACGCGCCCGACATGGACCCCGCGCGGCGGGCCTTCTACGAAGCCTTCGCCTGCGCCCTCGAACCGTGGGACGGCCCCGCGACGCTCCAGTTCACCGACGGCGAGGTGATCGGCGCGGTCCTCGACCGCAACGGCCTGCGCCCGTCGCGCTACCTCGTCACGTCGGACGGGCTGGTGGTGCTGGCGTCCGAGACCGGCGTACTCGACCTCGACCCGGCGACCGTCATCGAGAAAGGGCGGCTCCAGCCCGGGCGGATGTTCCTGCTCGACCTCGGCGAGGGCCGCATCGTCCCCGACGCCGAGTTGAAGGCGGGCCTCGCCACCGACCACCCGTACGACGCGTGGCTGACCCGCAACCTCGTCCGCCTCGACGACCTGCCCGAGGCGGACGCCCCCGAGACGCCCGCCGAGATGGACCTGGAGGCGCGGCTCCGGCTGTTCGGCTACACCCACGAGGACCTGGGCCTGCTGATCCCGCCCATGATGGGCGGCAAGGAAGCCATCGGCTCGATGGGCGACGACACGCCGATCGCGGCGCTGTCGGAGCGCCCGCGGCTTCTGTTCGACCGCTTCCGCCAGCGCTTCGCGCAGGTCACGAACCCGCCGCTCGACGCCATCCGCGAGGAGCTGGTGACGTCGCTCCTCACGCACCTCGGCGAGGCGCAGAACGTGCTGGAGCCCGGGCCCGAGATGTGCCGCCGCCTGCGCCTGGAGCAGCCCATCCTGACGCCCGCCGACCTCGCGCGCATCCGCGCCTTCGGCGAGGCCGACCCCGCCTTCCGCACCGCCACCCTCGACGCCACGCTCGACCCCGACGAGTCGCTGGCCGACGCGACCGCCCGCCTCGCGACCGAGGCGGCCGAGGCCATCGAGGGGCGGGCCACCATCCTGATCGTCTCCGACGCCGCGGCCGCGGCCGGCCGCGCACCGATCCCGTCGCTGCTGGCGACCGGCGCCGTCCACCACGGCCTGATCCGCCGCGGCACGCGGACGTTCGCCGAGATCGTGGTCGAGACCGGCGAGGCGCGCGAGGTGCACCACATGGCCGCGCTCATCGGCTACGGCGCCGCCGCCATCTGCCCGACCGTGCTGGTCGAGGTGGTCCGCCACCTCGCGGCGACGGGCGTAGTGGACGTGTCGCCTGAGTCGGCTGTCGCCTACACGGTCAAGGCGCTCGGCCAGGGGTTGCTGAAGGTGCTCTCCAAGATGGGCATCTCGACGCTCCGCAGCTACCAGGGCGCGCAGGTGTTCGAGGCCCTGGGCCTGGCCGACGAGGTCGTGGAGGCCGCCTTCGCCGGGACGCCCTCGCGCATCGGCGGCGCCACGTTCGCCGACCTGGAGGCCGAGGCGCGCGACCGGCTGGCCGCCGTCGACGGCGCGCTGCTCGTCGGCGGGCGCTACCAGTGGCGGCGCGGCGGCGAGCGCCACGCGTGGGGCCCCGGCGCCATCGTCCACCTCCAGAAAGCCGTCCGCGCGGGCGCGTCGCCGGACCAGCGCTTCGCCTCGTTCGCCGCCTTCTCCGCCGAGGTCGACGACCTGTCGCGGCGGCGCTCGACGCTCCGCAGCCTGCTCGACCTCGTGGAGGCCGAGACGCCCGCCGACCTCGCCTCGGTGGAGCCGTGGACCGACATCGTGACGCGGTTCAAGACCGGCGCCATGTCCTACGGGTCCATCTCGAAGGAGGCCCACGAGACGCTGGCGGTGGCCATGAACCGGCTCGGCGGCAAGAGCAACACGGGCGAGGGCGGCGAGGCGCCGGAGCGGCACGCGGCGAGCCACCCGGCGCGGAGCCGCATCAAGCAGATCGCCTCGGGCCGCTTCGGCGTCACGGCGGAGTATCTGGCTACGGCCGACGAGATCCAGATCAAGATGGCGCAGGGTGCCAAGCCGGGCGAGGGCGGGCAGCTGCCCGGCTTCAAGGTCGTCGGCGACATCGCGGTCACGCGCCACGCCACGCCGGGCGTCGGGCTGATCTCGCCGCCCCCCCACCACGACATCTACTCTATCGAGGACCTCGCCCAGCTCATCTTCGACCTCAAGACGGTCAACCCGGACGCACGCATCAGCGTCAAGCTGGTCTCCGAGGCAGGCATCGGGACCATCGCGGCGGGCGTGGCGAAGGCCGGGGCGGATACGATCCTGGTGGCGGGCTCGGACGGCGGGACGGGAGCCGCGGTGCAGACTTCCATCGCCCACGCCGGGCTCCCGTGGGAGCTCGGACTGGCCGAGGTGCAGCAGGCCCTCCTCGCCACCGGCCTCCGCGAGCGGGTGCGCCTGGAGGTGGACGGCCACCTGAAGACGGGCCGCGACGTGGTCGTGGGCGCCCTCCTCGGGGCCGACGAGTTCGGCTTCGCGACCGCCCCCCTCGTGGCGATGGGCTGCATCATGATGCGCAAGTGCCACCTCAACGCGTGCCCGGTCGGCATCGCGACGCAGGACGCGACGCTGCGCTCCCACTTCCGGGGGACGGCCGAGAACGTGGTCGAGTACTTCCACGCCGTCGCCGAGGAGACGCGCGCGCTCCTCGCCCGCCTCGGGCTGGCCTCGCTGGCCGAGGCGCGCGGCCGGGTCGACCTCCTCCGCGCGGCCGACGCGGCCGCCGAGGCGGGGCTCGACCTGGAGGCGGTCCTCTCGGACGTGCCCACGCCCGCGTTGCTCCAGCCGTTCACCGGCCACTCGAAGGCCGGACCGGTATCGCCGGCGGTCCGCCAGCAGGCGCGGCGCTCCATCCTGGACGCGCTCGACGCCGGGGAGCGCACCGAGGCGGCCCTGGACGTGAGGAACTCGGACCGCGCCTTCGGCACCCGCATCAGCGGCGAGATCGCGCGGCGCACCGTCGCTGGGGCGCCCCCCCTCGCCGACGACACCGTGACCGTCCGCGCCCGCGGGTCGGCGGGCCAGAGCCTCGGCGCCTTCGGCGCGCAGGGCTTGACGATCCGCCTGGAGGGCGACGCGAACGACTACGTCGGCAAGGGGCTCTCGGGCGCGCGGCTGGTGGTGGTGCCGCCGCGCGAGTCGACCTTCGTGCCGAGTGAGCAGGTGCTGATCGGGAACGTGGCCCTCTACGGCGCGATCTCGGGCGCTCTCTTCGCCGCCGGGCGCGCGGGCGAGCGGTTCGCCGTCCGCAACAGCGGCGCCACGGCCGTGGTCGAGGGCACCGGCGACCACGCGCTCGAATACATGACGGGCGGACGCGTCGTCATCCTCGGGCCGACCGGCCGCAACGTGGCCGCGGGCATGAGCGGCGGCCGCGCCTACGTGCTCGACGTGGACGGCCGCTTCGTGAGCCACCACGTCAACCCGGAGACCGTGGACCTGCTGCCGGTGTCGCGTGCCTCCGCCGAGGCCGAAGAACTGCGCCACCTCATCGAGGCGCACGCCGCCGAGACGGGCAGCGAGCTCGCCCGCCTCCTCCTGGACGACTGGCCCGCCGCGCTCCGCCGCTTCGTGCTCGTCTTCCCCACCGAGTACCGCCGCGCCCTCGCCGCCGAGGCCGGGACGCCCCTCGACCACGCCCCCGACCGCCCCGCCGAGCACGCCGAGGCGCTCGTCCTCAACGGCACGCCCCGCGCCGCCTGA